Proteins from a single region of Synchiropus splendidus isolate RoL2022-P1 chromosome 3, RoL_Sspl_1.0, whole genome shotgun sequence:
- the pcdh7b gene encoding protocadherin-7b isoform X5, protein MRTTGTVDYLYYCMLILHLMHQPAAKQVLRYRLAEEGPPDVRVGNVAADLGIVAGSGEVTFTLESGSDFFKIDNITGELTTNERRIDREKLQQCQMIFDENECFIDFEVSVIGPAQSWVDLFEGKVIILDINDNTPSFPSPVLTLSVEENRPIGTLYLLPTATDRDFGRNGIERYELIQDTGDNSRRLSGDSYSGKRRFEEGASRSSVFELQVADTTDGEKQPQLIIKGALDREQRDSYELTLRVRDGGDPPRSSQAILRVMITDVNDNSPRFEKSVYEADLPENSSPGAPILQLKAADADVGVNGQIEYVFGAATESVRRLLRLDESTGWLSVLHRIDREEVSQLRFTVMARDRGQPPKMDKATVVLNIKDENDNVPAIEIRKIGRIFLKDGIANVAEDVVVDTPIALVQVSDRDQGENGIVTCTVVGDVPFQLKPASEMEGEQNKKKYFLHTSAPLDYEAVQEYNVVIVAVDSGSPSLASNNSLIVKVGDTNDNPPIFSKNVEEVSFPENNAPGERVTTVLAIDADSGKNAEIAYSLDPSVNGIFSIDADSGDIRVNTILDREQTERYEFKVIAKDKGLNTLQGSATVVVLVADKNDNEPKFMQDVFTFYVRENLEPNSPVGMVTVIDADKGQNADMGLFIEEEEEIFSIENDTGTIFSTLSFDREHKTTYTFRVKAVDGGDPPRSATATVSLFIVDENDNAPTVTFPINSSYTLLPPSSNIRTVVRTVIATDSDTAFNAELNYSIVGGNPFKLFEIDGVTGVISLVGKLEQKHIGLHRLVIQVNDSGQPSQSTTTLVHVYVNETLSNSTVVQAQVAKSLSTSLNTNIAGDPNYDLSKQRLSIVIGVVSGVMTVILIILVVVMARYCRAKNKNGYEAGKKDHEDFFTPQQHDKSKKPKKDKKKQKSKQPLYSSIVTVEASKPNGQRYDGVNEKLSDSPGMGRYRSVNGGPGSPDLARHYKSSSPLPTVQLHPQSPTAGKKHQAVQDLPPANTFVGTGDNISLGSDHCSEYSSQTINKYNKQTLGPCLT, encoded by the coding sequence atGAGGACTACTGGCACGGTGGACTACCTGTACTATTGCATGCTCATCCTACATCTGATGCATCAGCCGGCTGCCAAGCAAGTGCTTCGCTACCGCCTGGCTGAGGAGGGACCGCCGGATGTCAGAGTAGGGAACGTAGCGGCCGACCTGGGAATAGTAGCCGGGTCCGGGGAGGTGACATTCACGCTGGAGTCTGGCTCTGACTTTTTCAAAATTGACAACATCACAGGTGAGCTCACCACCAACGAGCGGAGGATTGACCGTGAAAAGCTCCAACAGTGCCAAATGATATTTGATGAGAATGAGTGTTTTATAGATTTTGAAGTGTCAGTGATCGGACCGGCCCAGAGCTGGGTGGATCTCTTCGAGGGGAAAGTCATCATATTAGATATCAACGATAACACTCCGTCATTCCCTTCCCCTGTCCTGacgctgtctgtggaggagaacAGACCCATTGGAACCCTTTATCTGCTGCCTACGGCCACTGACAGAGATTTTGGCCGAAATGGAATAGAGAGATATGAGCTCATTCAGGACACCGGTGATAACTCAAGACGCCTGTCAGGGGATTCGTACTCTGGTAAGAGGAGGTTTGAGGAGGGCGCCAGTCGGAGCAGTGTCTTTGAACTGCAAGTTGCTGACACCACTGATGGAGAGAAGCAGCCCCAGCTCATCATTAAAGGGGCCCTTGATAGGGAACAGAGAGACTCCTATGAGCTCACTCTCCGCGTGAGAGATGGAGGTGATCCCCCTCGCTCCTCCCAAGCCATCCTGAGAGTGATGATCACCGATGTGAATGACAACAGCCCACGGTTTGAGAAGAGTGTGTATGAAGCCGATCTGCCGGAGAATAGCTCCCCCGGTGCCCCCATACTGCAGCTGAAAGCGGCTGATGCGGACGTGGGGGTCAACGGTCAGATCGAGTATGTGTTCGGGGCTGCCACAGAGTCGGTTAGGAGGCTGCTGAGGCTGGATGAGAGCACAGGCTGGCTGAGTGTTTTGCACCGCATCGACCGTGAAGAAGTGAGCCAACTGAGGTTTACAGTAATGGCCCGTGACCGTGGCCAGCCCCCCAAAATGGACAAGGCCACTGTGGTGCTGAATATAAAAGATGAAAACGACAATGTCCCTGCCATAGAAATACGGAAAATCGGACGCATATTCCTCAAAGATGGCATCGCCAACGTGGCTGAGGATGTGGTGGTGGACACACCCATTGCCCTGGTTCAGGTGTCAGACCGTGACCAGGGTGAGAATGGCATAGTGACCTGCACCGTGGTCGGCGATGTGCCTTTCCAACTGAAACCAGCCAGTGAGATGGAAGGAGAGCAGAATAAAAAGAAGTATTTCCTGCACACATCCGCGCCACTCGACTATGAGGCCGTGCAGGAATACAACGTGGTCATTGTGGCTGTGGACTCAGGGAGCCCGAGTCTGGCAAGTAATAATTCTCTTATTGTGAAAGTGGGCGATACAAATGACAACCCGCCTATCTTCAGCAAGAATGTAGAGGAGGTGTCATTTCCTGAAAACAATGCCCCAGGTGAGCGGGTGACAACCGTGCTAGCAATTGATGCAGATAGTGGGAAGAACGCTGAAATAGCCTATTCCCTCGACCCATCAGTAAATGGGATTTTCTCTATCGATGCAGACAGTGGAGACATCCGAGTAAACACCATCCTGGATAGAGAGCAAACGGAGCGCTACGAATTTAAAGTGATAGCCAAAGATAAAGGACTAAACACACTTCAGGGCTCTGCGACCGTGGTCGTCCTTGTGGCAGACAAAAATGACAACGAACCAAAGTTCATGCAGGATGTGTTTACTTTCTATGTCAGAGAAAACCTGGAACCAAATAGTCCTGTTGGCATGGTTACTGTCATCGACGCAGACAAAGGCCAAAACGCAGATATGGGCCTGTtcattgaggaggaggaggagatcttCTCCATTGAAAACGACACCGGGACCATATTTTCCACTCTGTCCTTCGACAGGGAACACAAAACTACTTACACATTCCGGGTCAAAGCTGTTGACGGAGGAGACCCTCCCAGATCTGCCACAGCCACCGTTTCGCTCTTTATCGTGGACGAAAACGACAACGCACCGACTGTCACCTTCCCCATTAACAGCTCCTACACCCTCCTCCCGCCCTCAAGTAACATCAGAACTGTTGTCAGGACCGTGATCGCCACCGATTCCGACACCGCATTCAACGCCGAGCTGAACTACAGCATCGTTGGTGGAAACCCCTTTAAACTTTTTGAGATTGATGGGGTCACTGGTGTCATTTCCCTCGTGGGGAAGCTGGAGCAGAAGCACATTGGTCTCCACAGACTTGTGATCCAAGTGAACGACAGCGGCCAACCTTCTCAGAGCACAACCACTTTGGTCCATGTATATGTGAATGAGACTCTTTCCAACTCCACCGTTGTGCAAGCCCAGGTGGCAAAGAGCCTGAGCACATCTCTCAACACCAATATTGCCGGGGACCCAAATTACGACCTCAGTAAACAAAGACTCAGCATCGTAATTGGAGTCGTGTCAGGCGTCATGACAGTCATTCTCATCATCCTTGTTGTCGTTATGGCCAGATATTGCCGGGCCAAAAACAAGAACGGGTATGAAGCTGGCAAGAAGGACCATGAAGACTTCTTCACACCCCAACAACACGACAAATCCAAAAAACccaagaaagacaaaaagaaacagaaatccAAACAGCCACTTTACAGCAGCATCGTCACCGTAGAGGCCTCCAAACCGAACGGACAGCGCTATGATGGCGTCAACGAGAAACTGTCCGACAGCCCAGGCATGGGCCGCTACCGCTCGGTCAACGGTGGCCCGGGAAGTCCAGACCTGGCACGGCACTACAAGTCCAGTTCGCCTCTTCCAACAGTTCAGCTTCACCCACAGTCACCGACAGCGGGTAAAAAGCACCAGGCTGTTCAGGACTTGCCCCCTGCCAACACCTTTGTTGGCACCGGAGATAACATTTCCCTTGGATCTGACCACTGCTCTGAATATAGCAGTCAGACAATCAACAAGTACAACAAACAG
- the pcdh7b gene encoding protocadherin-7b isoform X3 has protein sequence MRTTGTVDYLYYCMLILHLMHQPAAKQVLRYRLAEEGPPDVRVGNVAADLGIVAGSGEVTFTLESGSDFFKIDNITGELTTNERRIDREKLQQCQMIFDENECFIDFEVSVIGPAQSWVDLFEGKVIILDINDNTPSFPSPVLTLSVEENRPIGTLYLLPTATDRDFGRNGIERYELIQDTGDNSRRLSGDSYSGKRRFEEGASRSSVFELQVADTTDGEKQPQLIIKGALDREQRDSYELTLRVRDGGDPPRSSQAILRVMITDVNDNSPRFEKSVYEADLPENSSPGAPILQLKAADADVGVNGQIEYVFGAATESVRRLLRLDESTGWLSVLHRIDREEVSQLRFTVMARDRGQPPKMDKATVVLNIKDENDNVPAIEIRKIGRIFLKDGIANVAEDVVVDTPIALVQVSDRDQGENGIVTCTVVGDVPFQLKPASEMEGEQNKKKYFLHTSAPLDYEAVQEYNVVIVAVDSGSPSLASNNSLIVKVGDTNDNPPIFSKNVEEVSFPENNAPGERVTTVLAIDADSGKNAEIAYSLDPSVNGIFSIDADSGDIRVNTILDREQTERYEFKVIAKDKGLNTLQGSATVVVLVADKNDNEPKFMQDVFTFYVRENLEPNSPVGMVTVIDADKGQNADMGLFIEEEEEIFSIENDTGTIFSTLSFDREHKTTYTFRVKAVDGGDPPRSATATVSLFIVDENDNAPTVTFPINSSYTLLPPSSNIRTVVRTVIATDSDTAFNAELNYSIVGGNPFKLFEIDGVTGVISLVGKLEQKHIGLHRLVIQVNDSGQPSQSTTTLVHVYVNETLSNSTVVQAQVAKSLSTSLNTNIAGDPNYDLSKQRLSIVIGVVSGVMTVILIILVVVMARYCRAKNKNGYEAGKKDHEDFFTPQQHDKSKKPKKDKKKQKSKQPLYSSIVTVEASKPNGQRYDGVNEKLSDSPGMGRYRSVNGGPGSPDLARHYKSSSPLPTVQLHPQSPTAGKKHQAVQDLPPANTFVGTGDNISLGSDHCSEYSSQTINKYNKQPFRRVTFSVVSQPQDPHQQGSLQSCYDSGLDESETPSSKSSSGPRLGALPLPEDSYERTTPDGSVGEAEHMENGEKEH, from the coding sequence atGAGGACTACTGGCACGGTGGACTACCTGTACTATTGCATGCTCATCCTACATCTGATGCATCAGCCGGCTGCCAAGCAAGTGCTTCGCTACCGCCTGGCTGAGGAGGGACCGCCGGATGTCAGAGTAGGGAACGTAGCGGCCGACCTGGGAATAGTAGCCGGGTCCGGGGAGGTGACATTCACGCTGGAGTCTGGCTCTGACTTTTTCAAAATTGACAACATCACAGGTGAGCTCACCACCAACGAGCGGAGGATTGACCGTGAAAAGCTCCAACAGTGCCAAATGATATTTGATGAGAATGAGTGTTTTATAGATTTTGAAGTGTCAGTGATCGGACCGGCCCAGAGCTGGGTGGATCTCTTCGAGGGGAAAGTCATCATATTAGATATCAACGATAACACTCCGTCATTCCCTTCCCCTGTCCTGacgctgtctgtggaggagaacAGACCCATTGGAACCCTTTATCTGCTGCCTACGGCCACTGACAGAGATTTTGGCCGAAATGGAATAGAGAGATATGAGCTCATTCAGGACACCGGTGATAACTCAAGACGCCTGTCAGGGGATTCGTACTCTGGTAAGAGGAGGTTTGAGGAGGGCGCCAGTCGGAGCAGTGTCTTTGAACTGCAAGTTGCTGACACCACTGATGGAGAGAAGCAGCCCCAGCTCATCATTAAAGGGGCCCTTGATAGGGAACAGAGAGACTCCTATGAGCTCACTCTCCGCGTGAGAGATGGAGGTGATCCCCCTCGCTCCTCCCAAGCCATCCTGAGAGTGATGATCACCGATGTGAATGACAACAGCCCACGGTTTGAGAAGAGTGTGTATGAAGCCGATCTGCCGGAGAATAGCTCCCCCGGTGCCCCCATACTGCAGCTGAAAGCGGCTGATGCGGACGTGGGGGTCAACGGTCAGATCGAGTATGTGTTCGGGGCTGCCACAGAGTCGGTTAGGAGGCTGCTGAGGCTGGATGAGAGCACAGGCTGGCTGAGTGTTTTGCACCGCATCGACCGTGAAGAAGTGAGCCAACTGAGGTTTACAGTAATGGCCCGTGACCGTGGCCAGCCCCCCAAAATGGACAAGGCCACTGTGGTGCTGAATATAAAAGATGAAAACGACAATGTCCCTGCCATAGAAATACGGAAAATCGGACGCATATTCCTCAAAGATGGCATCGCCAACGTGGCTGAGGATGTGGTGGTGGACACACCCATTGCCCTGGTTCAGGTGTCAGACCGTGACCAGGGTGAGAATGGCATAGTGACCTGCACCGTGGTCGGCGATGTGCCTTTCCAACTGAAACCAGCCAGTGAGATGGAAGGAGAGCAGAATAAAAAGAAGTATTTCCTGCACACATCCGCGCCACTCGACTATGAGGCCGTGCAGGAATACAACGTGGTCATTGTGGCTGTGGACTCAGGGAGCCCGAGTCTGGCAAGTAATAATTCTCTTATTGTGAAAGTGGGCGATACAAATGACAACCCGCCTATCTTCAGCAAGAATGTAGAGGAGGTGTCATTTCCTGAAAACAATGCCCCAGGTGAGCGGGTGACAACCGTGCTAGCAATTGATGCAGATAGTGGGAAGAACGCTGAAATAGCCTATTCCCTCGACCCATCAGTAAATGGGATTTTCTCTATCGATGCAGACAGTGGAGACATCCGAGTAAACACCATCCTGGATAGAGAGCAAACGGAGCGCTACGAATTTAAAGTGATAGCCAAAGATAAAGGACTAAACACACTTCAGGGCTCTGCGACCGTGGTCGTCCTTGTGGCAGACAAAAATGACAACGAACCAAAGTTCATGCAGGATGTGTTTACTTTCTATGTCAGAGAAAACCTGGAACCAAATAGTCCTGTTGGCATGGTTACTGTCATCGACGCAGACAAAGGCCAAAACGCAGATATGGGCCTGTtcattgaggaggaggaggagatcttCTCCATTGAAAACGACACCGGGACCATATTTTCCACTCTGTCCTTCGACAGGGAACACAAAACTACTTACACATTCCGGGTCAAAGCTGTTGACGGAGGAGACCCTCCCAGATCTGCCACAGCCACCGTTTCGCTCTTTATCGTGGACGAAAACGACAACGCACCGACTGTCACCTTCCCCATTAACAGCTCCTACACCCTCCTCCCGCCCTCAAGTAACATCAGAACTGTTGTCAGGACCGTGATCGCCACCGATTCCGACACCGCATTCAACGCCGAGCTGAACTACAGCATCGTTGGTGGAAACCCCTTTAAACTTTTTGAGATTGATGGGGTCACTGGTGTCATTTCCCTCGTGGGGAAGCTGGAGCAGAAGCACATTGGTCTCCACAGACTTGTGATCCAAGTGAACGACAGCGGCCAACCTTCTCAGAGCACAACCACTTTGGTCCATGTATATGTGAATGAGACTCTTTCCAACTCCACCGTTGTGCAAGCCCAGGTGGCAAAGAGCCTGAGCACATCTCTCAACACCAATATTGCCGGGGACCCAAATTACGACCTCAGTAAACAAAGACTCAGCATCGTAATTGGAGTCGTGTCAGGCGTCATGACAGTCATTCTCATCATCCTTGTTGTCGTTATGGCCAGATATTGCCGGGCCAAAAACAAGAACGGGTATGAAGCTGGCAAGAAGGACCATGAAGACTTCTTCACACCCCAACAACACGACAAATCCAAAAAACccaagaaagacaaaaagaaacagaaatccAAACAGCCACTTTACAGCAGCATCGTCACCGTAGAGGCCTCCAAACCGAACGGACAGCGCTATGATGGCGTCAACGAGAAACTGTCCGACAGCCCAGGCATGGGCCGCTACCGCTCGGTCAACGGTGGCCCGGGAAGTCCAGACCTGGCACGGCACTACAAGTCCAGTTCGCCTCTTCCAACAGTTCAGCTTCACCCACAGTCACCGACAGCGGGTAAAAAGCACCAGGCTGTTCAGGACTTGCCCCCTGCCAACACCTTTGTTGGCACCGGAGATAACATTTCCCTTGGATCTGACCACTGCTCTGAATATAGCAGTCAGACAATCAACAAGTACAACAAACAG
- the pcdh7b gene encoding protocadherin-7b isoform X4, which produces MRTTGTVDYLYYCMLILHLMHQPAAKQVLRYRLAEEGPPDVRVGNVAADLGIVAGSGEVTFTLESGSDFFKIDNITGELTTNERRIDREKLQQCQMIFDENECFIDFEVSVIGPAQSWVDLFEGKVIILDINDNTPSFPSPVLTLSVEENRPIGTLYLLPTATDRDFGRNGIERYELIQDTGDNSRRLSGDSYSGKRRFEEGASRSSVFELQVADTTDGEKQPQLIIKGALDREQRDSYELTLRVRDGGDPPRSSQAILRVMITDVNDNSPRFEKSVYEADLPENSSPGAPILQLKAADADVGVNGQIEYVFGAATESVRRLLRLDESTGWLSVLHRIDREEVSQLRFTVMARDRGQPPKMDKATVVLNIKDENDNVPAIEIRKIGRIFLKDGIANVAEDVVVDTPIALVQVSDRDQGENGIVTCTVVGDVPFQLKPASEMEGEQNKKKYFLHTSAPLDYEAVQEYNVVIVAVDSGSPSLASNNSLIVKVGDTNDNPPIFSKNVEEVSFPENNAPGERVTTVLAIDADSGKNAEIAYSLDPSVNGIFSIDADSGDIRVNTILDREQTERYEFKVIAKDKGLNTLQGSATVVVLVADKNDNEPKFMQDVFTFYVRENLEPNSPVGMVTVIDADKGQNADMGLFIEEEEEIFSIENDTGTIFSTLSFDREHKTTYTFRVKAVDGGDPPRSATATVSLFIVDENDNAPTVTFPINSSYTLLPPSSNIRTVVRTVIATDSDTAFNAELNYSIVGGNPFKLFEIDGVTGVISLVGKLEQKHIGLHRLVIQVNDSGQPSQSTTTLVHVYVNETLSNSTVVQAQVAKSLSTSLNTNIAGDPNYDLSKQRLSIVIGVVSGVMTVILIILVVVMARYCRAKNKNGYEAGKKDHEDFFTPQQHDKSKKPKKDKKKQKSKQPLYSSIVTVEASKPNGQRYDGVNEKLSDSPGMGRYRSVNGGPGSPDLARHYKSSSPLPTVQLHPQSPTAGKKHQAVQDLPPANTFVGTGDNISLGSDHCSEYSSQTINKYNKQVVQSILFLSLEQQGHNTRQSN; this is translated from the coding sequence atGAGGACTACTGGCACGGTGGACTACCTGTACTATTGCATGCTCATCCTACATCTGATGCATCAGCCGGCTGCCAAGCAAGTGCTTCGCTACCGCCTGGCTGAGGAGGGACCGCCGGATGTCAGAGTAGGGAACGTAGCGGCCGACCTGGGAATAGTAGCCGGGTCCGGGGAGGTGACATTCACGCTGGAGTCTGGCTCTGACTTTTTCAAAATTGACAACATCACAGGTGAGCTCACCACCAACGAGCGGAGGATTGACCGTGAAAAGCTCCAACAGTGCCAAATGATATTTGATGAGAATGAGTGTTTTATAGATTTTGAAGTGTCAGTGATCGGACCGGCCCAGAGCTGGGTGGATCTCTTCGAGGGGAAAGTCATCATATTAGATATCAACGATAACACTCCGTCATTCCCTTCCCCTGTCCTGacgctgtctgtggaggagaacAGACCCATTGGAACCCTTTATCTGCTGCCTACGGCCACTGACAGAGATTTTGGCCGAAATGGAATAGAGAGATATGAGCTCATTCAGGACACCGGTGATAACTCAAGACGCCTGTCAGGGGATTCGTACTCTGGTAAGAGGAGGTTTGAGGAGGGCGCCAGTCGGAGCAGTGTCTTTGAACTGCAAGTTGCTGACACCACTGATGGAGAGAAGCAGCCCCAGCTCATCATTAAAGGGGCCCTTGATAGGGAACAGAGAGACTCCTATGAGCTCACTCTCCGCGTGAGAGATGGAGGTGATCCCCCTCGCTCCTCCCAAGCCATCCTGAGAGTGATGATCACCGATGTGAATGACAACAGCCCACGGTTTGAGAAGAGTGTGTATGAAGCCGATCTGCCGGAGAATAGCTCCCCCGGTGCCCCCATACTGCAGCTGAAAGCGGCTGATGCGGACGTGGGGGTCAACGGTCAGATCGAGTATGTGTTCGGGGCTGCCACAGAGTCGGTTAGGAGGCTGCTGAGGCTGGATGAGAGCACAGGCTGGCTGAGTGTTTTGCACCGCATCGACCGTGAAGAAGTGAGCCAACTGAGGTTTACAGTAATGGCCCGTGACCGTGGCCAGCCCCCCAAAATGGACAAGGCCACTGTGGTGCTGAATATAAAAGATGAAAACGACAATGTCCCTGCCATAGAAATACGGAAAATCGGACGCATATTCCTCAAAGATGGCATCGCCAACGTGGCTGAGGATGTGGTGGTGGACACACCCATTGCCCTGGTTCAGGTGTCAGACCGTGACCAGGGTGAGAATGGCATAGTGACCTGCACCGTGGTCGGCGATGTGCCTTTCCAACTGAAACCAGCCAGTGAGATGGAAGGAGAGCAGAATAAAAAGAAGTATTTCCTGCACACATCCGCGCCACTCGACTATGAGGCCGTGCAGGAATACAACGTGGTCATTGTGGCTGTGGACTCAGGGAGCCCGAGTCTGGCAAGTAATAATTCTCTTATTGTGAAAGTGGGCGATACAAATGACAACCCGCCTATCTTCAGCAAGAATGTAGAGGAGGTGTCATTTCCTGAAAACAATGCCCCAGGTGAGCGGGTGACAACCGTGCTAGCAATTGATGCAGATAGTGGGAAGAACGCTGAAATAGCCTATTCCCTCGACCCATCAGTAAATGGGATTTTCTCTATCGATGCAGACAGTGGAGACATCCGAGTAAACACCATCCTGGATAGAGAGCAAACGGAGCGCTACGAATTTAAAGTGATAGCCAAAGATAAAGGACTAAACACACTTCAGGGCTCTGCGACCGTGGTCGTCCTTGTGGCAGACAAAAATGACAACGAACCAAAGTTCATGCAGGATGTGTTTACTTTCTATGTCAGAGAAAACCTGGAACCAAATAGTCCTGTTGGCATGGTTACTGTCATCGACGCAGACAAAGGCCAAAACGCAGATATGGGCCTGTtcattgaggaggaggaggagatcttCTCCATTGAAAACGACACCGGGACCATATTTTCCACTCTGTCCTTCGACAGGGAACACAAAACTACTTACACATTCCGGGTCAAAGCTGTTGACGGAGGAGACCCTCCCAGATCTGCCACAGCCACCGTTTCGCTCTTTATCGTGGACGAAAACGACAACGCACCGACTGTCACCTTCCCCATTAACAGCTCCTACACCCTCCTCCCGCCCTCAAGTAACATCAGAACTGTTGTCAGGACCGTGATCGCCACCGATTCCGACACCGCATTCAACGCCGAGCTGAACTACAGCATCGTTGGTGGAAACCCCTTTAAACTTTTTGAGATTGATGGGGTCACTGGTGTCATTTCCCTCGTGGGGAAGCTGGAGCAGAAGCACATTGGTCTCCACAGACTTGTGATCCAAGTGAACGACAGCGGCCAACCTTCTCAGAGCACAACCACTTTGGTCCATGTATATGTGAATGAGACTCTTTCCAACTCCACCGTTGTGCAAGCCCAGGTGGCAAAGAGCCTGAGCACATCTCTCAACACCAATATTGCCGGGGACCCAAATTACGACCTCAGTAAACAAAGACTCAGCATCGTAATTGGAGTCGTGTCAGGCGTCATGACAGTCATTCTCATCATCCTTGTTGTCGTTATGGCCAGATATTGCCGGGCCAAAAACAAGAACGGGTATGAAGCTGGCAAGAAGGACCATGAAGACTTCTTCACACCCCAACAACACGACAAATCCAAAAAACccaagaaagacaaaaagaaacagaaatccAAACAGCCACTTTACAGCAGCATCGTCACCGTAGAGGCCTCCAAACCGAACGGACAGCGCTATGATGGCGTCAACGAGAAACTGTCCGACAGCCCAGGCATGGGCCGCTACCGCTCGGTCAACGGTGGCCCGGGAAGTCCAGACCTGGCACGGCACTACAAGTCCAGTTCGCCTCTTCCAACAGTTCAGCTTCACCCACAGTCACCGACAGCGGGTAAAAAGCACCAGGCTGTTCAGGACTTGCCCCCTGCCAACACCTTTGTTGGCACCGGAGATAACATTTCCCTTGGATCTGACCACTGCTCTGAATATAGCAGTCAGACAATCAACAAGTACAACAAACAG